The following are encoded together in the Cicer arietinum cultivar CDC Frontier isolate Library 1 chromosome 2, Cicar.CDCFrontier_v2.0, whole genome shotgun sequence genome:
- the LOC101512358 gene encoding choline/ethanolaminephosphotransferase 1, which produces MGYIGSHGVAALHRYKYSGVDHSYLAKYVLQPFWTRFVNFFPLWMPPNMITLMGFMFLLLSALLGYIYSPHLDSAPPRWVHFAHGLLLFLYQTFDAVDGKQARRTNSSSPLGELFDHGCDALACTFEALAFGSTSMCGRSTFWWWLISAVTFYGATWEHYFTNTLILPVVNGPTEGLMLIYLSHFFTAVVGAEWWAQQFGKSLPFLNWLPFIADVPTYSAILCLMIAFGVIPTVTFNVLNVAKVVKSKNGSMPLALAMLYPFVVLVGGVLVWDYLSPSDIIANYPHLVVMGTGLTFGYLVGRMILAHLCDEPKGLKTGMCMSLLYLPFAIANALASKLNDGVPLVNERLVLLGYCAFTASLYLHFATSVIHEITDALGIYCFRITRKEA; this is translated from the exons ATGGGTTATATTGGGAGTCATGGTGTTGCAGCCCTGCATAGATACAAATATAGTGGTGTAGATCATTCATACCTCGCCAAATATGTACTTCAGCCCTTCTGGACTCGCTTTGTTAATTTTTTCCCTCTATGGATGCC TCCAAACATG ATAACTCTGATGGGATTTATGTTCTTACTATTGTCTGCATTGCTTGGCTAT ATATACTCACCTCATTTGGACTCAGCTCCTCCAAGATGGGTTCATTTTGCACACGGGCTACTTTTGTTTCTGTACCAG ACTTTTGATGCTGTTGATGGGAAGCAAGCGAGACGTACAAATTCTTCAAGTCCATTGGGGGAGCTGTTTGATCATG GGTGTGATGCGCTTGCTTGTACA TTTGAAGCACTTGCTTTTGGGAGCACATCCATGTGTGGAAGAAGTACTTTCTGGTGGTGGTTAATATCTGCAGTTACATTTTATGGTGCTACCTGGGAGCA CTATTTCACCAATACACTTATACTGCCTGTTGTAAATGGACCTACAGAGGGTCTTATGCTAATATACCTCTCTCACTTTTTCACTGCTGTTGTCG GTGCTGAGTGGTGGGCTCAACAATTTGGAAAGTCTTTGCCTTTTTTGAATTGGTTGCCTTTTATTGCTG ATGTTCCAACATACAGCGCAATATTGTGTTTGATGATAGCTTTTGGGGTTATACCAACTGTTACATTCAA TGTTCTTAATGTTGCAAAGGTTGTGAAGTCAAAAAATGGAAGTATGCCTCTTGCATTGGCAATG CTTTATCCATTTGTTGTCCTTGTCGGAGGAGTGCTTGTGTG GGATTATTTGTCACCATCTGACATCATAGCCAACTATCCACATTTAGTTGTTATGGGAACAGGACTTACTTTCGGATATCTTGTG GGAAGGATGATTTTGGCCCACTTATGTGATGAACCAAAAGGCTTAAAAACTGGAATGTGCATG TCCCTCCTGTATCTCCCATTCGCCATTGCTAATGCACTTGCATCAAAATTAAATGATGG GGTTCCTTTGGTTAATGAGAGACTAGTTCTTCTTGGTTACTGTGCATTTACAG CATCACTTTACTTGCATTTCGCGACGTCTGTCATTCATGAAATTACAGATGCCCTTGGAATATATTGCTTCAG GATAACTAGGAAGGAAGCTTGA
- the LOC101513327 gene encoding uncharacterized protein has protein sequence MIPLKTHHQPSSSFFFSSISKPNTLHTISLQPHFLSLPQSPPLKFPLKFKPLPFSPSLPLQRVSKIELSICSNDEEFQDLSPKGEVYQKTLQLVECSMFAALTGLVYFLSNSLAIENYFSCFFSLPIVISSMRWGVDAGRKTLVATTILLFVLSGPVKALTYLLKHGIVGFTMGTLWRLETSWSLSIFLCTIVRSIGAVGFVLISSFLIRENILALITINIHASLTFVLTASGVNFIPSMNFIYTLFGILVLLNSGCFMFLLHMLYSVFLTRMGMKASLKLPRWLEKAI, from the exons ATGATTCCACTGAAAACTCATCATCaaccttcttcttccttcttcttctcttccATTTCCAAACCTAACACACTCCACACTATCTCTCTCCAACCACACTTTCTCTCTCTTCCACAATCTCCACCACTCAAATTTCCTCTCAAATTCAAACCCCTACCGTTCTCTCCTTCACTCCCTCTTCAAAGGGTTTCAAAAATTGAACTTTCAATTTGCAGCAATGATGAAGAATTTCAGGATTTGTCACCAAAAGGGGAAGTTTATCAGAAGACACTGCAGTTGGTTGAGTGTTCCATGTTTGCTGCACTCACTGGTTTGGTCTATTTCTTGAGCAACTCTCTTGCCATTGAG AATTACTTTAGTTGTTTCTTCTCGTTGCCAATAGTGATATCGTCGATGAGATGGGGTGTTGATGCCGGAAGAAAAACTCTG GTGGCAACAACTATACTTTTGTTTGTCTTGTCTGGTCCAGTAAAAGCTCTAACCTATCTG CTTAAGCATGGTATAGTTGGTTTCACAATGGGTACTCTGTGGAG GTTGGAAACAAGTTGGAGCCTGTCAATTTTCTTGTGCACAATT GTACGATCAATCGGCGCAGTTGGCTTTGTCTTGATTTCATCTTTCTTGATAAGGGAAAATATACTAGCTCTG ATCACCATTAACATTCATGCTTCTCTTACATTTGTGCTCACTGCCTCTGGTGTCAATTTCATTCCTTCAATGAACTTCATATATACCCTTTTTGGGATTTTG GTTTTGTTGAATAGTGGATGTTTCATGTTCTTACTCCACATGTTGTATTCTGTTTTCCTTACTAGAATGGGAATGAAGGCTTCACTGAAATTGCCAAGATGGTTAGAGAAGGCCATATAA
- the LOC101513652 gene encoding GDSL esterase/lipase LTL1-like: protein MAYYSLSSFVPLIIFSIVFIVGGVEAKSRAFFVFGDSLVDSGNNNYLATTARADAPPYGIDYPTHAPTGRFSNGYNIPDLISQQLGAESTLPYLSPELRGERLLVGANFASAGIGILNDTGVQFINVIRMYRQLEYFEEYQNRLSAIIGAAQAKSRVNEALVLITVGGNDFVNNYYLVPYSARSRQYQLPQYVKYLISEYQKLLQKLYDLGARRVLVTGTGPLGCVPSELAQRGRNGQCSTELQKAASLFNPQLESMLLALNKKIGRDVFIAANTAKMHNNFVSNPSQFGFKTSKVACCGQGPYNGLGLCTAVSNLCSNRELYAFWDAFHPSEKANRLIVQEIMSGSKAYMNPMNLSTILALDATT, encoded by the exons ATGGCATATTATTCTTTGTCAAGTTTTGTACCTTTGATAATTTTTAGTATAGTTTTTATTGTTGGAGGAGTGGAAGCTAAGTCAAGAGCTTTCTTTGTATTTGGTGATTCACTTGTTGACAGTGGAAATAACAATTACTTGGCTACAACTGCACGTGCTGATGCTCCACCTTATGGCATTGATTATCCAACTCATGCACCAACTGGAAGATTTTCTAATGGATACAATATTCCTGATCTTATTA GTCAACAACTTGGAGCAGAGTCAACATTACCATACTTAAGCCCTGAATTAAGAGGGGAAAGACTTTTAGTTGGAGCCAATTTTGCTTCAGCTGGAATTGGAATACTCAATGACACCGGAGTtcaattt ATTAATGTGATCAGAATGTATAGACAATTGGAGTATTTTGAAGAGTACCAAAATAGATTAAGTGCTATAATTGGAGCTGCACAAGCTAAAAGTCGTGTGAATGAAGCACTTGTTCTCATAACTGTTGGTGGCAATGATTTTGTAAATAACTATTATTTGGTGCCTTATTCAGCAAGGTCTCGTCAATATCAATTACCTCAATATGTCAAATATCTTATCTCTGAGTACCAAAAACTTTTGCAG AAACTATATGATTTAGGAGCTAGGAGAGTTCTTGTAACAGGAACAGGACCGTTAGGTTGTGTTCCTTCAGAATTGGCACAACGTGGTAGAAATGGACAATGTTCTACTGAATTACAAAAAGCTGCATCATTGTTTAACCCTCAACTTGAAAGCATGTTACTAGCACTCAACAAGAAAATTGGAAGGGATGTTTTCATTGCTGCAAACACAGCCAAAATGCACAATAATTTTGTTAGTAACCCCTCACAATTTG GTTTCAAAACATCTAAAGTAGCTTGTTGTGGACAAGGACCCTACAATGGTCTAGGGCTATGCACAGCAGTTTCAAACTTGTGTTCAAATAGAGAATTATATGCATTTTGGGATGCATTTCATCCATCTGAAAAAGCAAACAGGCTTATTGTGCAAGAAATTATGTCTGGCTCTAAGGCATATATGAATCCAATGAATCTTAGCACTATATTAGCATTGGATGCTACCACATGA